One Myxococcales bacterium genomic region harbors:
- the ppk2 gene encoding polyphosphate kinase 2, with the protein MHDDDAKTESPKADRPSRARAGTKRNGAGPRPVARLDGPPPSDGAGLGKHVVDVATSRARVVQKETVGELLRAHAHDESPGPLVTELRTLMEGASPDDRKALRRLLLQTVDKAMPVKGSDTELAAGWREGAYPYKYLLARSTYEKQKYRLQVELLKLQAWVRETGARVVIVFEGRDAAGKGGTIKRFMEHLNPRGARVVALEKPSESERGQWYFQRYVQHLPTRGEIVLFDRSWYNRGGVERVMGFCTQSEYDEFMRQAPELERHLVRSGLYFFKFWFSVSRDEQRRRFKERKLHPLKQWKLSPIDMASLDKWDDYTRAKEAIFLHTDTSDAPWTVIKSDCKKRARLNAMRYVLQRLPYARKNVEAIGPVDPLIVGRPSLVHNRTDDMLAPGTSE; encoded by the coding sequence ATGCACGACGACGACGCGAAGACCGAGAGCCCGAAGGCCGACCGCCCCTCCCGCGCCCGAGCCGGGACGAAACGAAATGGCGCGGGGCCTCGCCCGGTCGCGCGGCTCGACGGTCCGCCTCCCTCGGATGGCGCCGGGCTCGGCAAACACGTGGTCGACGTCGCCACGTCGCGCGCGCGGGTCGTCCAGAAAGAGACGGTCGGGGAGCTCTTGCGCGCGCACGCCCACGACGAGAGCCCGGGCCCCCTCGTCACCGAGCTCCGCACGCTCATGGAGGGCGCGTCGCCCGACGATCGCAAGGCGCTGCGGCGCCTCTTGCTCCAGACGGTCGACAAGGCCATGCCCGTCAAAGGCTCGGACACCGAGCTCGCCGCGGGCTGGCGCGAGGGAGCGTACCCGTACAAATACCTGCTCGCGCGCTCCACCTACGAGAAGCAGAAATACAGGCTCCAGGTCGAGCTCTTGAAGCTCCAAGCGTGGGTCCGCGAGACGGGGGCGCGCGTGGTCATCGTGTTCGAGGGGCGCGACGCGGCGGGCAAGGGCGGCACCATCAAGCGCTTCATGGAGCACCTGAACCCTCGTGGTGCGCGCGTCGTGGCGCTCGAGAAGCCCTCCGAGAGCGAGCGCGGCCAGTGGTACTTCCAGCGTTACGTGCAGCACCTGCCGACGCGCGGCGAGATCGTGCTCTTCGATCGCAGTTGGTACAACCGCGGCGGCGTCGAGCGTGTCATGGGCTTCTGCACGCAGTCCGAGTACGACGAGTTCATGCGCCAGGCTCCCGAGCTCGAGCGCCACCTCGTGCGGTCCGGGCTCTACTTCTTCAAGTTCTGGTTCTCGGTGAGCCGTGACGAGCAGCGGCGCCGCTTCAAAGAGCGCAAGCTCCACCCGCTCAAGCAGTGGAAGCTGAGCCCCATCGACATGGCCTCGCTCGACAAGTGGGACGACTACACCCGCGCGAAAGAGGCTATTTTTCTCCACACGGACACGTCCGACGCCCCGTGGACGGTCATCAAGAGCGACTGCAAGAAGCGCGCGCGCCTGAACGCCATGCGGTACGTGCTCCAGCGCTTGCCCTATGCGCGGAAGAACGTCGAGGCCATTGGGCCCGTCGACCCGCTCATCGTCGGTCGCCCTTCGCTCGTGCACAATCGGACCGACGACATGCTCGCGCCGGGCACGAGCGAGTAG
- the ung gene encoding uracil-DNA glycosylase, producing MSASATIPPSWAADLAGVTSGPAFDDLCAFVARERASGAVYPSERDVFRALELTPKDRVRVVLLGQDPYHDEGQAHGLCFSVKAPTRPPPSLRNVFRELETDVGVRVPEGFGDLTAWAERGMLLLNTVLTVRAHSPASHKGKGWEAFTDAVIAAVSRGSSPVVFCLWGAHAREKKKAIDTSKHAVVECAHPSPLSIKKFRGSRPFSQIDEALVRFGGPPFDWTLG from the coding sequence ATGAGCGCATCCGCCACGATTCCGCCGAGCTGGGCCGCCGATCTCGCCGGCGTGACGTCCGGGCCCGCGTTCGACGATCTGTGCGCGTTCGTCGCACGTGAGCGCGCAAGCGGCGCGGTGTACCCGAGCGAGCGGGACGTGTTTCGGGCCCTCGAGCTCACGCCGAAGGACCGGGTGCGCGTGGTGCTCCTCGGCCAGGACCCGTACCACGACGAAGGTCAGGCCCACGGGCTCTGCTTCTCGGTGAAAGCGCCGACGCGCCCGCCTCCTTCGCTCCGCAACGTGTTTCGTGAGCTCGAGACCGACGTGGGCGTGCGTGTGCCCGAGGGCTTCGGTGATCTCACCGCGTGGGCCGAGCGCGGGATGCTCCTCCTCAACACGGTGCTCACCGTGCGCGCGCACTCTCCGGCCTCGCACAAAGGCAAGGGGTGGGAGGCCTTCACCGACGCCGTGATCGCGGCCGTCTCGCGCGGGTCTTCGCCCGTCGTGTTCTGCCTCTGGGGCGCTCACGCGCGCGAGAAGAAGAAGGCCATCGACACCTCGAAACACGCCGTCGTCGAGTGCGCACACCCTTCGCCGCTCTCGATCAAAAAGTTCCGTGGGTCGCGCCCCTTCTCGCAGATCGACGAGGCGCTCGTGCGCTTCGGCGGGCCGCCCTTCGACTGGACGCTCGGGTGA
- a CDS encoding fibronectin type III domain-containing protein yields MPLLRPTSHALAPTLVAVSLALAGCSSDTDHGEHDAGTPSPSPSTTTSSTPEAGTPVVLGAPTITGLPAMAGGIHVTWKNAQKDCDTIEGERKSASEAYKVVFSVPGSADNKHDGVGLVAGTPYTYRLRCKKGESASAYSDEKTGTP; encoded by the coding sequence ATGCCGCTCCTCCGCCCGACGTCGCACGCCCTCGCCCCAACCCTCGTCGCCGTGAGCCTCGCGCTCGCCGGGTGCTCCTCCGACACCGATCATGGCGAGCACGACGCCGGCACGCCCTCGCCCTCGCCCAGCACGACCACCTCGTCGACCCCCGAGGCGGGCACCCCGGTCGTGCTCGGAGCTCCGACGATCACCGGGCTCCCCGCGATGGCCGGGGGCATCCACGTCACGTGGAAGAACGCCCAGAAGGACTGCGACACGATCGAGGGCGAGAGGAAGTCCGCCTCCGAGGCGTACAAGGTCGTCTTCTCGGTGCCGGGCTCGGCCGACAACAAACACGACGGCGTGGGCCTCGTCGCGGGGACGCCCTACACCTACCGCCTCCGCTGCAAGAAGGGCGAGAGCGCGTCGGCGTACTCGGACGAGAAGACGGGGACGCCGTGA
- a CDS encoding multicopper oxidase family protein, which translates to MRRSAASVAALVLGACASVTDGPGATTPDPLELSTAIDTNPAPDVVEVALTAREAEKDLGGPKPTRVWTYNGTMPGPMIDAKVGDELVARFTNTLPEPTLVHWHGVRLPAAMDGSPSVQAPVRPGESFEYRFRLKDAGLFWFHPHVRTGEQVERGLAGVLRVRGEGEPDVDDERVLVLDDVKLGEDGQFPTYVDDASKMLGREADTLLVNGVRNAEIRARPGALQRFRIVNVANGRFFHLKLEGAPFVVIGTDGGRVAEPYTTDTLLVAPAERYDVVVRVPRREGDLALTTEPYERGHDTGKNPAKRVATVRVRGEAIAAEKPLPSGRPLTKLPAPTGAPVRFVLDEGTTPSGELTFTLNGKAWPDVPAERVGLGEVRTLELENHAEMDHPFHVHGTFFQVLSVNGVPAPRLVEKDTVIVPMKGKVTAVARFDAPGAWMVHCHINEHSDGGMMGEILVGDAVSKAHGTH; encoded by the coding sequence GTGAGGCGCTCGGCGGCCTCCGTCGCGGCGCTCGTGCTCGGCGCGTGCGCGAGCGTGACCGACGGGCCGGGCGCGACGACCCCGGATCCTCTCGAGCTGTCGACCGCGATCGACACGAACCCCGCACCGGACGTGGTGGAGGTCGCGCTCACGGCCCGCGAGGCCGAGAAGGATCTGGGCGGACCGAAGCCCACCCGCGTGTGGACCTACAACGGCACCATGCCCGGCCCGATGATCGACGCGAAGGTGGGCGACGAGCTCGTCGCGCGGTTCACGAACACGCTCCCCGAGCCGACGTTGGTCCACTGGCACGGCGTGCGTCTCCCGGCGGCGATGGACGGCTCACCTTCGGTGCAAGCCCCGGTAAGACCAGGGGAATCGTTCGAGTACCGGTTTCGCTTGAAAGACGCAGGGCTCTTCTGGTTCCACCCGCACGTGCGCACGGGGGAGCAGGTGGAGCGAGGGCTCGCGGGGGTGCTCCGCGTGCGCGGCGAAGGGGAGCCCGACGTGGACGACGAGCGGGTGCTCGTGCTCGACGACGTGAAGCTCGGAGAGGACGGGCAGTTCCCGACCTACGTCGACGACGCGTCGAAGATGCTCGGGCGCGAGGCCGACACCTTGCTCGTGAACGGCGTGCGAAACGCGGAGATCCGCGCGCGCCCCGGGGCGCTCCAGCGCTTCCGCATCGTAAACGTCGCCAACGGGCGCTTCTTCCATCTCAAGCTCGAGGGGGCCCCGTTCGTGGTGATCGGCACCGACGGGGGGCGCGTCGCCGAGCCGTACACGACCGACACGCTGCTCGTCGCGCCGGCCGAACGGTACGACGTCGTCGTCCGCGTGCCTCGCCGTGAGGGCGATCTGGCGCTCACGACGGAGCCGTACGAACGGGGCCACGACACCGGGAAAAACCCTGCCAAACGCGTGGCGACCGTCCGCGTGCGCGGCGAGGCGATCGCGGCCGAGAAGCCCCTCCCGAGTGGGCGCCCCCTCACGAAGCTCCCGGCCCCCACGGGCGCGCCGGTGCGCTTCGTGCTCGACGAAGGCACGACGCCGAGCGGGGAGCTCACGTTCACCTTGAACGGAAAGGCGTGGCCCGACGTCCCCGCGGAGAGGGTCGGCCTGGGCGAGGTTCGCACGCTGGAGCTCGAGAACCACGCCGAGATGGACCACCCGTTCCACGTGCACGGGACGTTCTTCCAGGTGCTCTCCGTGAACGGCGTGCCCGCGCCGCGCCTCGTCGAGAAGGACACCGTGATCGTCCCCATGAAGGGCAAGGTGACCGCCGTGGCGAGGTTCGACGCGCCGGGCGCGTGGATGGTTCACTGCCACATCAACGAGCACTCCGACGGCGGCATGATGGGCGAGATCCTCGTGGGCGACGCGGTCTCGAAGGCTCACGGCACGCACTGA
- a CDS encoding DNA ligase: MAAEKPWWRQAPTPAPTATPSPSAGPPPLAELADGESTTMQGSGREPYVLKNTGGVYSCSCPAWRNAGGAIDTRSCKHLRKLRGDAAEDHRLARGGEARAARTPGDTVRGEGAAPPVLLAHSWDNVTDLSSWWMSEKLDGVRAYWDGKRFLSRLGNELFAPEWFVEGLPDHPLDGELWGGRKLFQRTVSTVRRQDRGEAWREIRYVAFDVPHVREPFEARLEALAGIVSRIGKPHVEAHAQARCESLEALREELRRVEALGGEGLMMRRPGSMYEVGRSHTLLKVKSFHDAEARVVGHLPGAGKHKGRLGALECEMPDGTRFSVGTGLSDDERRSPPPIGAIVTYRYQELSNDGVPRFPSYVGTRDDIAFPERPARPASARAASPTATREAPGDAPPFRRFTSGDTSWEIALDGKSHTIRRLVGSALETTRTAFSDATAAWRDAEARVAAKIGEGFVEVREE; encoded by the coding sequence ATGGCCGCGGAGAAACCTTGGTGGCGGCAAGCCCCCACGCCGGCGCCGACCGCCACCCCCTCGCCTTCCGCGGGACCGCCCCCGCTCGCCGAGCTCGCCGACGGCGAGAGCACCACGATGCAGGGCTCGGGGCGCGAGCCGTACGTGCTGAAGAACACGGGCGGCGTGTACTCGTGCTCGTGCCCTGCGTGGCGCAACGCCGGGGGCGCCATCGACACGCGCTCGTGCAAGCACCTCCGAAAGCTCCGCGGCGACGCCGCCGAGGACCACAGGCTCGCGCGCGGCGGCGAGGCGAGGGCCGCGAGGACGCCAGGAGACACCGTGCGCGGCGAAGGCGCGGCGCCCCCCGTGCTCCTCGCGCATTCGTGGGACAACGTGACCGATCTCTCGTCGTGGTGGATGAGCGAGAAGCTCGACGGCGTGCGTGCCTATTGGGACGGAAAGCGCTTTTTGTCCCGCCTCGGCAACGAGCTCTTCGCGCCCGAGTGGTTCGTCGAAGGCCTGCCCGACCACCCCCTCGACGGCGAGCTCTGGGGCGGAAGGAAGCTCTTTCAGCGCACGGTGAGCACGGTTCGGCGCCAGGACCGCGGCGAGGCGTGGCGCGAGATCCGGTACGTCGCGTTCGACGTGCCCCACGTCCGCGAGCCGTTCGAGGCGCGCCTCGAGGCCCTCGCCGGCATCGTCTCGCGCATCGGCAAGCCCCACGTCGAGGCCCACGCGCAAGCGCGCTGCGAGAGCCTCGAGGCCCTCCGGGAGGAGCTCCGGCGCGTCGAAGCGCTCGGTGGCGAAGGCCTCATGATGAGGCGACCCGGGTCGATGTACGAGGTAGGCAGGTCGCACACCTTGCTCAAGGTGAAGAGCTTCCACGACGCCGAGGCGCGCGTCGTCGGTCATCTCCCGGGAGCGGGAAAACACAAAGGGCGCCTCGGCGCGCTCGAGTGCGAAATGCCCGACGGGACTCGGTTTTCCGTCGGCACGGGCCTCTCCGACGACGAACGAAGGAGCCCTCCTCCCATCGGCGCCATCGTCACCTACCGGTACCAAGAGCTCTCGAACGACGGAGTGCCCCGCTTCCCGAGCTACGTCGGCACGAGGGACGACATAGCCTTCCCCGAGCGGCCCGCGAGGCCCGCATCCGCGCGAGCGGCGAGCCCCACGGCCACGCGAGAGGCGCCAGGCGACGCCCCTCCGTTTCGGCGCTTCACGAGCGGGGACACGTCATGGGAGATCGCCCTCGACGGCAAGTCGCACACCATCCGCAGGCTCGTGGGGAGCGCGCTCGAGACCACACGCACGGCCTTCTCCGACGCGACCGCGGCCTGGCGAGACGCCGAGGCGCGCGTGGCGGCCAAGATCGGCGAAGGCTTCGTCGAGGTGCGCGAGGAGTGA
- a CDS encoding WGR domain-containing protein, whose protein sequence is MSERTYLELSEDAGSHKFYEVIVDGKTLTIRYGRIGDAGQTKVTECASPEKAQAEAKKKIAEKTKKGYAAAVMGERKKRTVTRRATTSQKSSAKQAPIVWKFSSGNEGAFGIFVDDARVWVGNQSGAVYSLGHDGTVLNQLKLPDGVKCIVADDDWLYAGCDDGKVYDLGSKVPRVAYEIADDVDIFWLDIKDGVLGVSDAGGNVVIVNHEDESQWRKKSKGSGGWMIRCDELGVYHGHSDGVTMYDWEDGTEIWSRKTSGSVLFGWQEESTVFAATSQNKVHKFSKRGEGEQVYACDATVFSCAAAEDGKYVFAADNCSSVYCFAEDGTRLWKLGTGCGSALSMQFFKDKLYLVTTDGTLAALDASEAAIKAAEAGQVAAPKTIATPKPVAIAKPDEVETTVDVNDGVVVEVVKDGAQLRVRVVSSGYKRDWFVQFPKDLRHEGAKYVVDEVREAARGDFYRAHGAIRRLVT, encoded by the coding sequence ATGAGCGAGCGCACCTACCTCGAGCTCTCCGAAGACGCCGGCTCCCACAAGTTCTACGAGGTGATCGTCGACGGGAAGACCCTCACGATCCGCTACGGGCGAATCGGAGACGCCGGCCAGACCAAGGTCACCGAGTGCGCTTCTCCCGAGAAGGCCCAGGCCGAGGCCAAAAAGAAGATCGCCGAGAAGACCAAGAAGGGATACGCGGCCGCCGTGATGGGCGAGCGCAAGAAGCGCACGGTGACCCGCCGCGCGACGACGAGCCAGAAATCGTCGGCCAAACAGGCGCCCATCGTGTGGAAGTTCTCTTCGGGGAACGAGGGCGCATTCGGTATTTTCGTCGACGACGCGCGCGTATGGGTAGGCAACCAATCGGGCGCGGTCTACTCGCTCGGGCACGACGGCACCGTGCTGAACCAGCTCAAGCTCCCCGACGGGGTGAAGTGCATCGTGGCCGACGACGACTGGCTCTACGCCGGGTGCGACGACGGCAAGGTCTACGACCTCGGCAGCAAGGTGCCCCGCGTGGCCTACGAGATCGCGGACGACGTCGACATCTTCTGGCTCGACATCAAAGACGGTGTGCTCGGCGTGAGCGACGCGGGCGGAAACGTCGTGATCGTGAACCACGAGGACGAGTCCCAGTGGCGCAAGAAGTCGAAGGGCTCCGGGGGCTGGATGATTCGCTGCGACGAGCTCGGCGTGTACCACGGCCACTCCGATGGGGTGACCATGTACGACTGGGAGGACGGCACGGAGATCTGGTCGCGGAAGACCTCGGGCTCGGTGCTGTTCGGGTGGCAAGAAGAGTCGACCGTGTTCGCGGCGACGAGCCAGAACAAAGTCCACAAATTCTCGAAGCGCGGCGAAGGTGAGCAAGTGTACGCGTGCGACGCCACGGTGTTCTCGTGCGCCGCCGCGGAAGACGGCAAATACGTGTTCGCCGCCGACAACTGCTCGTCGGTCTATTGTTTCGCCGAAGACGGCACTCGGCTCTGGAAGCTCGGCACCGGGTGCGGCTCCGCGCTCTCCATGCAGTTCTTCAAGGACAAGCTCTACCTCGTCACGACCGACGGCACTCTCGCCGCGCTCGACGCGAGCGAGGCCGCGATCAAGGCCGCCGAAGCGGGCCAAGTGGCCGCGCCGAAGACCATCGCGACGCCGAAGCCGGTGGCGATCGCCAAGCCCGACGAGGTGGAGACCACGGTCGACGTCAACGACGGCGTCGTGGTCGAGGTCGTAAAGGACGGGGCCCAGCTCCGCGTGCGCGTGGTGTCGAGCGGCTACAAACGCGATTGGTTCGTGCAGTTCCCGAAGGACCTGCGGCACGAAGGGGCCAAATACGTGGTGGACGAGGTGCGCGAGGCCGCGCGCGGCGACTTCTACCGTGCGCACGGCGCGATTCGCCGCCTCGTCACCTGA
- a CDS encoding SWIM zinc finger family protein: MELAYAFKRASVVDDRLDRTSLSFSPDLLRDPTFFSGELEKGVAFREAISALHDIVVSDLRFKPKDKTAYKEWAAKQELVDMAEIAGQRADVARRIRELTLRIAESDRRRAARMAPYYRAQRAYFDWLYKNDRDAWIVLDPVITVHPDEVFFECFSQDESTYGRLGTGFEVYKNVGKLACGTTNIDYSTPLYEEFQKIRSYKTTRFEIDPSGFEAKTTGEAAYEEQKIDLPDSWVRGFLQVSSAMALPARTFRLEPMDVHNLLFVLRTKREKKGPRAIKWVLVPGQPVKAVFEPWNLEVVCARSPYTGPEREEIRVWGRRRLLVLERLVAIAKSFDVHLLGQGLPSFYVADLGHMSFTLGLSGWTRNDWSTAGNFDLLAPRATTDDFTKRRVFDALKSTWLARPEDLAKKLDLPTSAVLGALSAWTQAGRAMFDLNKGVYRARELSREPLPLDKLRFANEREAAADRFLAQKAVSSHARAVEGGALVLSGTVKDGKHTHTPELSIDADGRLVRATCTCNFFRQNQLFKGPCEHMLAVRLFEGAPRLAKAMSFTREDSPVARGPYR; encoded by the coding sequence ATGGAGCTCGCCTACGCCTTCAAGCGCGCCTCCGTGGTCGACGATCGCCTCGACCGGACGAGCCTCTCGTTTTCTCCCGATCTCTTGCGCGACCCCACCTTCTTCTCGGGGGAGCTCGAGAAGGGCGTCGCGTTCCGCGAGGCGATAAGCGCCCTCCACGACATCGTCGTGTCCGACCTTCGCTTCAAGCCGAAGGACAAAACGGCGTACAAGGAGTGGGCGGCCAAACAAGAGCTCGTCGACATGGCCGAGATCGCCGGGCAACGGGCGGACGTGGCCAGGCGCATTCGCGAGCTCACGCTCCGCATCGCCGAGTCGGACAGGCGGCGCGCGGCGCGGATGGCACCCTACTACCGCGCGCAGCGAGCCTATTTCGACTGGCTCTACAAGAACGACCGCGACGCTTGGATCGTGCTCGACCCCGTGATCACGGTGCACCCCGACGAGGTGTTCTTCGAGTGTTTCAGCCAAGACGAGTCGACCTACGGGCGCCTCGGCACGGGGTTCGAGGTCTACAAAAACGTGGGCAAGCTCGCCTGCGGCACGACCAACATCGACTACTCGACTCCCCTCTACGAAGAGTTCCAGAAGATCCGCAGCTACAAGACGACCCGGTTCGAGATCGACCCTTCGGGCTTCGAGGCGAAGACGACCGGCGAGGCCGCGTACGAGGAGCAGAAGATCGATCTGCCCGACTCGTGGGTGCGCGGCTTCTTGCAGGTGAGCTCCGCGATGGCGCTCCCCGCGCGCACCTTCCGCCTCGAGCCGATGGACGTGCACAACCTGCTCTTCGTGCTCCGCACGAAACGCGAGAAGAAGGGCCCGCGCGCCATCAAGTGGGTGCTCGTGCCCGGGCAGCCCGTGAAGGCCGTGTTCGAGCCATGGAACCTCGAGGTCGTATGTGCGCGTTCGCCGTACACCGGGCCCGAACGCGAGGAGATCCGCGTGTGGGGGCGGAGGAGGCTGCTCGTCCTCGAGCGCCTCGTCGCCATCGCGAAGTCGTTCGATGTGCATTTGCTCGGACAGGGGCTCCCGAGCTTCTACGTGGCCGACCTCGGGCACATGTCGTTCACGCTCGGACTGTCGGGCTGGACACGCAACGACTGGTCGACGGCGGGCAACTTCGACCTGCTCGCCCCTCGCGCCACGACGGACGACTTCACGAAGCGCCGCGTCTTCGACGCCTTGAAGTCGACCTGGCTCGCAAGGCCCGAAGACCTCGCGAAAAAGCTGGATTTGCCGACGTCGGCGGTGCTCGGCGCCCTCTCCGCGTGGACCCAGGCCGGGCGCGCCATGTTCGACTTGAACAAGGGCGTGTACCGGGCGCGTGAGCTGTCACGCGAGCCCCTCCCGCTCGACAAGCTGCGCTTCGCGAACGAACGTGAGGCCGCGGCCGACCGCTTCCTCGCGCAGAAGGCGGTCTCGTCGCACGCGCGCGCGGTCGAGGGTGGCGCGCTCGTGCTCTCGGGCACCGTGAAGGACGGCAAACACACGCACACCCCCGAGCTCTCGATCGACGCCGACGGGAGGCTCGTGCGCGCGACGTGCACCTGCAATTTTTTTCGTCAGAACCAGCTTTTCAAAGGGCCGTGTGAGCATATGCTCGCGGTACGGCTCTTCGAGGGGGCGCCACGGCTCGCCAAGGCCATGTCGTTCACTCGAGAGGATTCACCCGTCGCGAGGGGCCCGTACCGATGA
- a CDS encoding RNA-directed DNA polymerase, with translation MAQDKRQALYDRIRATSRDEVVLEEMIRLGFWPARGEVPHDPADEIRARTEMQRELSALRTEQSRLGNLEALKKELYKRRLAASKAKQAETRARRERERLARAEGWKIRKAGDIVFLGREVSGGLSDTTCDEAKLTKQGLPVLRTAVDVARAAGVGVPELRFLSYARTTSRISHYRRFAIPKKAGGVRVISAPMPRLKRLQRWLLDSVLSHVEVHDAAHGFREGRSIVSNAKAHVGARVVVNMDLSDFFPGVLFPRVKGMFRALGYGDFVASVLALVATEPDMQKVVLDGRTFHVAEGPRRLPQGAPTSPAVTNVLCRRLDRRLFLAARKLGFVYTRYADDLTFSAHDDASAGRTGQLLAQARFIVEEEGFTPHPKKTRVLRRGRRQEVTGIVVNDGLGVEREKLRKFRALLHSIRATGIEGKTWGDSPDVLASARGFASYVAMVSPEKGRALLGQVAELEARYGAARPPRASKEGMHAKAAPTSAGHATPVATSEAPRPENVPPEAPKPEAPKPEAEAPKKKWWKLF, from the coding sequence ATGGCTCAAGACAAACGCCAAGCCCTCTACGACCGCATTCGAGCCACCTCGAGGGACGAGGTCGTGCTCGAGGAGATGATCCGCCTCGGGTTCTGGCCCGCCCGAGGCGAGGTACCCCACGATCCGGCCGACGAGATCCGCGCGCGCACCGAGATGCAGCGCGAGCTCTCGGCGCTGCGCACGGAGCAGAGCCGCCTCGGGAACCTCGAGGCCCTCAAGAAAGAGCTCTACAAGCGCAGGCTCGCCGCCTCGAAGGCCAAACAGGCCGAGACCCGAGCCCGGCGGGAGCGAGAGCGCCTCGCGCGGGCCGAAGGCTGGAAAATACGCAAAGCGGGCGACATCGTGTTCCTCGGCCGCGAGGTCTCGGGGGGCTTGTCCGACACCACCTGCGACGAGGCCAAGCTCACGAAGCAGGGGCTCCCCGTGCTTCGTACGGCGGTCGACGTGGCGCGGGCGGCCGGTGTAGGCGTGCCCGAGCTGCGGTTTTTGAGCTACGCACGCACGACCTCGCGAATATCTCACTACCGTAGGTTCGCGATACCCAAGAAGGCCGGTGGGGTCCGGGTGATCTCGGCGCCCATGCCGCGCCTCAAGAGGCTCCAGCGCTGGCTGCTCGACTCCGTCCTCTCGCACGTCGAGGTGCACGACGCGGCCCACGGGTTCCGCGAGGGGCGATCGATCGTGAGCAACGCGAAGGCCCATGTGGGCGCGCGCGTGGTCGTGAACATGGACCTGTCCGATTTCTTCCCGGGAGTCCTCTTTCCGCGCGTCAAGGGCATGTTCCGCGCCCTCGGGTATGGCGATTTCGTGGCCTCGGTGCTCGCGCTCGTGGCCACCGAGCCCGACATGCAGAAGGTCGTGCTCGACGGCCGTACCTTTCACGTGGCCGAGGGGCCGCGCAGGCTCCCGCAGGGCGCTCCCACGAGCCCCGCGGTGACGAACGTGCTCTGCCGCAGGCTCGATCGCAGGCTGTTCCTCGCCGCCCGAAAGCTCGGCTTCGTCTACACGCGGTATGCCGACGATCTCACCTTCTCGGCCCACGACGACGCGTCGGCCGGGCGCACGGGGCAGCTCCTCGCGCAGGCGCGCTTCATCGTCGAAGAAGAGGGCTTCACGCCCCACCCGAAGAAGACCCGAGTGCTCCGGCGAGGCCGGCGGCAAGAGGTCACGGGAATCGTGGTGAACGACGGGCTCGGCGTCGAGCGTGAGAAGCTCCGCAAGTTCCGCGCCCTCCTCCACTCCATCCGCGCGACCGGTATCGAAGGCAAGACCTGGGGCGACTCGCCCGACGTGCTCGCGTCGGCGAGAGGGTTCGCCTCGTACGTGGCCATGGTAAGCCCCGAGAAGGGCCGCGCGCTGCTGGGGCAGGTAGCCGAGCTCGAGGCCCGCTACGGCGCAGCGAGGCCGCCGCGCGCGTCCAAAGAGGGCATGCACGCGAAGGCCGCGCCGACATCCGCAGGCCACGCGACGCCGGTCGCCACCTCCGAAGCACCGAGGCCCGAGAACGTGCCCCCCGAGGCTCCGAAGCCCGAGGCTCCGAAGCCCGAAGCCGAAGCGCCCAAGAAGAAGTGGTGGAAGCTCTTCTAG
- a CDS encoding DUF937 domain-containing protein, translating to MMGQILSSLGPSAISSMAGQIGASPEQTSSGVAVALPMILGALGKNASQPEGAAALHSALQRDHAAGPDLGSVLGAALGGGGSGAGILGHLLGSKQETAAQGIGQASGLDGNQALQLLVLLAPVVMAYLGQRAQSEGHSPESLGGLLGQQRRHLDQNAGVGATLMNAVLDKDGDGDVDLGDVVKAAGGPQGIANLLGGFFKK from the coding sequence ATGATGGGTCAAATCCTCTCTTCCCTCGGTCCGAGTGCCATCTCGTCCATGGCGGGACAGATCGGCGCGAGCCCCGAGCAGACATCGAGCGGTGTCGCCGTGGCGCTGCCGATGATCCTCGGTGCGCTCGGGAAGAACGCGAGCCAACCCGAAGGTGCTGCGGCGCTCCACTCGGCCCTCCAGCGCGATCACGCCGCGGGCCCCGATCTCGGCTCCGTGCTCGGCGCGGCGCTCGGAGGGGGCGGGAGCGGCGCCGGGATCCTCGGGCACCTCTTGGGCTCCAAACAAGAGACGGCGGCGCAAGGGATTGGCCAGGCCTCGGGGCTCGACGGCAATCAGGCGCTCCAGCTCCTCGTGCTGCTCGCCCCGGTGGTGATGGCCTATTTGGGTCAGCGCGCCCAGAGCGAGGGGCACTCCCCCGAGAGCCTCGGAGGCCTTCTCGGCCAGCAGCGCCGCCACCTCGACCAAAACGCCGGTGTCGGCGCGACCCTCATGAACGCCGTGCTCGACAAAGATGGCGACGGTGACGTCGATCTCGGGGACGTGGTGAAGGCCGCCGGTGGCCCGCAGGGGATCGCGAACCTCCTCGGGGGCTTCTTCAAGAAGTAA